From the genome of Desulfovibrio sp. JY:
ACCGTGCAATGGCGACGCGCTGCTGCTGCCCGCCGGAAAGTTGTTTGGGAAAACGATCCGCCCAATCCCGCAGCCCGACCTGCTTCAAGAGCGCATAGGCGCGCTGCCGCATCTTCCGGGGATCTTCCTTTTTGACGGTGACGGGGCCTTCGATGATGTTTTCCAGAACGGTCATGTGCGGGAACAGGTTGAAATTCTGGAAGACCATGCCGATCCGGGTGCGTATTTTGCAGAGCTCTTTTTCGCTCTGCTCGTACAACCGCCCTTTGCGTTCATCGAATCCGATCAACGATCCGTCGACATAGATCCGCCCGGCATTGATCGTTTCCAGATGATTGATGCAGCGCAGAAAGGTGCTTTTTCCGGAGCCCGAGGGGCCGAGCAGGCACAGCACCTCGCCCCTGTGCACCTCGAGGCTGATACCTTTGAGGATTTCGTGGTCGCCGTACGATTTGTGGACGTTGACCGTACGCAGCATGGGGACATCCTGTCGCATGGCTAGGCTCCGCACCGTTGTCTTTTGCCGAAGGTATTCTCCCGGAGGGTTCCCAGGAAGCTGCGTTGCGTGGCAAAAGCATGGCCGCGGGCGAAGCGCCGCTCAATGCCGACCTGCGCGACGCTGAGGATGGTCACGACGATCAGGTACCAGCCGGTGGCGACGATAAGCAGCTCCATGACCTTGGCATTGACGAAATAGATGATCTGGGCCTTGTGCAACAGCTCGGTGTAGGCGATGGCGCTGGCCATGGAGGACGTTTTGAGCAGGCCGATGAATTCGTTGCCGATGGGCGGCACGATAACGCGCATGGCCTGGGGCAGGATGATGCGGCGCATGGCCGTAAGGCGCGACATGCCAAGGGCCGTGGCGGCGTCTATCTGCCCCTTGTCGACGGACAGGATGCCGCCGCGCACGATTTCCGTCAGATAGGCGCCTTCGTTGAGGCCCAACCCGAGCAGGGCGGCCATGAAGGGCGTCATCACGTCCACCATGCGGTATTGGGCGAAACCCAGATTCACCACGGGAAAAATAAGCGCCAGATTGAACCAGATCAGCAGTTGCAGATAGACGGGGGCCCCCCGGAACAGCCAGATGTACAACCTTGAAAACATGTTGGAGACGGGATTTTGGGACAGGCGCATGATGGCGAATACCACCCCCAGCACCAGGCCCATGAGCATGGAGCAGGCCGTGATGAGGATGGTGCTGGCCAGTCCCTTGAGCAGCGCGGTCGAAAAAAAGAACTCGTCCACCACGGACCAGTCGATCTGGCCCACCCTGAAAGCATTCACGATAAGCCCCAGCAGGCCTATCAGGATAATGCCGGAAACCCACCGTCCGTAGTGGCGAAGCGGGATGATTCTGTCGTTGGTCGCCATTTCCTTTCCCAAGTCCCAAAGTCACGAAAATCGTTTGCCGCCTGGCCGCCGAGCGGAAACCGTAAAAAATGTCCGACAATTTTTGTCAGACAACTTTTGCCTCGAGACGTTGTTGCCGTCAAGCCAAATTACGGTGTGATGACAAATATGACAAAACGGCACGCCTCGTTCCGGCGACACTCCGGGCCATGCCGCGCCGGCGCGTTTTCGACCAGTCCCTGCCGGGCCAAGGCGCGCTCCTGGGTGACGTGAGCGCAACGAACGCCCCGTAAGGACCTTCCGGGGCGTCCCGTGGTGCGCGGCCGTAAAAAGTGGCAACGGGGTATTGTGTTCGGTTGGCGGCGGCCCTTGGCCTGCGCCAAAGGAGTAAACAGAATGTCTATATTTAGAAAAATGAAGGAAAATCGGCCTGTTGTAAGGCGGAAATCAGCCCGTCGTCCATGATCGGGACGTGCATGCGGCAGCAACCGCGTTTTTGTGCCTCGCCTCTTTCATCATTGCTGGTCTTAAGATATCAGTGCATTATCCGAAATGGCTGGGCAACAGTGACGTATTCGCCCCGTATGCCTTAACTAACATACTCTCAACCGAGCCGTTTGGCCTTCGGAGGGTGTCCCCGTCTGCCGTCGTTTTCCGCC
Proteins encoded in this window:
- a CDS encoding amino acid ABC transporter ATP-binding protein, giving the protein MLRTVNVHKSYGDHEILKGISLEVHRGEVLCLLGPSGSGKSTFLRCINHLETINAGRIYVDGSLIGFDERKGRLYEQSEKELCKIRTRIGMVFQNFNLFPHMTVLENIIEGPVTVKKEDPRKMRQRAYALLKQVGLRDWADRFPKQLSGGQQQRVAIARSLAMEPDLMLFDEPTSALDPELVGEVLTVMRDLAESGMTMVIVTHEMEFAKNVAHKVALMDHGSVVEEGTPSEVFENPRHERTKAFLGTIA
- a CDS encoding amino acid ABC transporter permease gives rise to the protein MATNDRIIPLRHYGRWVSGIILIGLLGLIVNAFRVGQIDWSVVDEFFFSTALLKGLASTILITACSMLMGLVLGVVFAIMRLSQNPVSNMFSRLYIWLFRGAPVYLQLLIWFNLALIFPVVNLGFAQYRMVDVMTPFMAALLGLGLNEGAYLTEIVRGGILSVDKGQIDAATALGMSRLTAMRRIILPQAMRVIVPPIGNEFIGLLKTSSMASAIAYTELLHKAQIIYFVNAKVMELLIVATGWYLIVVTILSVAQVGIERRFARGHAFATQRSFLGTLRENTFGKRQRCGA